The Streptomyces luteogriseus genome includes a window with the following:
- a CDS encoding DUF3099 domain-containing protein — protein sequence MYARRRHTYFAMMGLCIGLFVLAWGVVRLWSVPVAVGMCVVAMVIPPVAAMVANRRGPDDRWWDDPSGDPKSDEWWDELDGKKRPH from the coding sequence ATGTACGCACGGCGGCGTCATACGTACTTCGCGATGATGGGCCTCTGCATCGGCCTCTTCGTGCTGGCCTGGGGTGTCGTGCGGCTGTGGTCCGTTCCCGTCGCCGTCGGGATGTGCGTCGTCGCCATGGTCATCCCGCCCGTGGCGGCCATGGTCGCGAACCGGCGCGGACCGGATGACCGGTGGTGGGACGACCCGTCCGGCGATCCCAAGTCCGACGAGTGGTGGGACGAACTGGACGGCAAGAAGCGCCCGCACTGA
- a CDS encoding DUF1416 domain-containing protein, giving the protein MCGAKAGGPDASTIKPGETTIQGQVTKDGEPVVGYVRLLDSTGEFTAEVPTSATGQFRFYAAEGTWTVRALVPGATADRTVVAQQGGLAEVAIAV; this is encoded by the coding sequence ATGTGCGGTGCGAAGGCCGGCGGCCCCGACGCCTCGACGATCAAGCCCGGTGAGACCACCATCCAGGGTCAGGTGACCAAGGACGGCGAGCCCGTGGTGGGCTACGTCCGTCTGCTGGACTCGACCGGCGAGTTCACGGCCGAGGTGCCGACCTCGGCGACCGGACAGTTCCGCTTCTACGCGGCCGAGGGCACCTGGACCGTCCGTGCCCTCGTGCCAGGCGCCACCGCCGACCGCACGGTCGTCGCCCAGCAGGGCGGCCTGGCGGAGGTCGCGATCGCCGTCTGA
- a CDS encoding DsrE family protein gives MAKKLVIKVTAGADAPERCSQAFTVAAVAVASGIDVSLWLTGESAWFALPGRAAEFELPHAAPLPDLLDSLLTAGRVTLCTQCAARRDISEQDVIEGVRIAGAQVFVQEAMAQETQALVY, from the coding sequence ATGGCGAAGAAGCTGGTGATCAAGGTGACGGCGGGGGCCGACGCCCCCGAGCGGTGCTCTCAGGCGTTCACGGTGGCGGCGGTGGCCGTGGCCAGCGGCATAGACGTCTCCCTGTGGCTGACCGGCGAGTCCGCCTGGTTCGCCCTGCCCGGCCGGGCCGCCGAGTTCGAGCTGCCGCACGCCGCTCCCCTGCCCGACCTGCTGGACTCCCTCCTCACCGCCGGCCGCGTCACGCTGTGCACGCAGTGCGCGGCCCGTCGTGACATCTCGGAGCAGGACGTCATCGAGGGCGTCCGGATCGCCGGCGCGCAGGTCTTCGTCCAGGAGGCGATGGCGCAGGAGACGCAGGCGCTCGTCTACTGA
- a CDS encoding sulfurtransferase, whose translation MSRNDVLVDADWLQEHLDDPTIAIVEVDEDTSAYEKNHIRNAIRIDWTQDLQDPVRRDFVDQEGFEKLLSDKGIGNDHTVVLYGGNNNWFASYAYWYFKLYGHESVKLLDGGRKKWELDARELVPGDEVPERPKTDYKAKAQDTSIRAFRDDVVAAIGSQNLVDVRSPDEFSGKLLAPAHLPQEQSQRPGHVPSARNIPWSKNANDDGTFKSDDELKELYAAESVDLAKDTIAYCRIGERSALTWFVLHELLGVENVKNYDGSWTEYGSLVGVPIELGANK comes from the coding sequence ATGAGCCGCAACGACGTCCTGGTCGACGCCGACTGGCTCCAGGAGCACCTGGACGACCCGACCATCGCCATCGTCGAGGTGGACGAGGACACGTCCGCCTACGAGAAGAACCACATCCGCAACGCCATCCGGATCGACTGGACGCAGGACCTCCAGGACCCGGTCCGCCGTGACTTCGTCGACCAGGAGGGCTTCGAGAAGCTCCTGTCCGACAAGGGCATCGGCAACGACCACACCGTGGTCCTCTACGGCGGCAACAACAACTGGTTCGCCTCCTACGCCTACTGGTACTTCAAGCTGTACGGCCACGAGAGCGTCAAGCTCCTCGACGGCGGCCGCAAGAAGTGGGAGCTCGACGCCCGCGAGCTGGTTCCCGGCGACGAGGTGCCCGAGCGTCCGAAGACGGACTACAAGGCCAAGGCCCAGGACACGTCCATCCGTGCCTTCCGCGACGACGTCGTCGCCGCGATCGGTTCGCAGAACCTCGTCGACGTGCGCTCGCCCGACGAGTTCTCCGGCAAGCTGCTCGCCCCGGCCCACCTGCCGCAGGAGCAGTCCCAGCGCCCGGGTCACGTCCCGTCCGCCCGCAACATCCCGTGGTCCAAGAACGCCAACGACGACGGCACCTTCAAGTCGGACGACGAGCTCAAGGAGCTCTACGCCGCGGAGAGCGTCGACCTGGCCAAGGACACCATCGCCTACTGCCGCATCGGTGAGCGCTCCGCGCTGACCTGGTTCGTGCTGCACGAGCTCCTCGGTGTGGAGAACGTCAAGAACTACGACGGCTCCTGGACCGAGTACGGCTCCCTCGTGGGCGTGCCGATCGAGCTCGGCGCCAACAAGTAA
- a CDS encoding VOC family protein, with the protein MRLTAAVLDAPHARELALFYLRLLPGWAVRRDEDGPDWVHIRPPGGGTGLAFQTEPDYRPPVWPSEPDRPRMMVHLDIEVDDLERETARAVAAGARLAAHQPQDDVRVLLDPAGHPFCLYTEPQ; encoded by the coding sequence ATGAGACTGACAGCGGCGGTTCTGGACGCCCCGCACGCACGGGAGCTCGCGCTCTTCTATCTGCGGCTGCTGCCCGGCTGGGCCGTCCGGCGGGACGAGGACGGTCCCGACTGGGTCCACATCCGGCCGCCCGGTGGCGGCACGGGGCTGGCCTTCCAGACGGAACCCGACTACCGGCCGCCGGTCTGGCCGAGCGAGCCGGACCGGCCGCGGATGATGGTCCACCTCGACATCGAGGTCGACGACCTGGAGCGGGAGACCGCGCGGGCCGTCGCCGCCGGGGCGCGGCTCGCCGCCCACCAGCCCCAGGACGACGTCCGGGTGCTGCTGGACCCGGCCGGGCACCCGTTCTGCCTGTACACGGAGCCTCAGTAG